The Crocinitomicaceae bacterium genome includes a region encoding these proteins:
- a CDS encoding winged helix-turn-helix domain-containing protein has protein sequence MANALSITVKESLKDLRSLLKKSADHHGPKIKMLIEIKRSDRALGKNELAELIGVNHNSIQTWRTKYQKGGISELLKDGRIGFKPSIISKSVHKKIKLKLCSEDAAFSSYKQLHAWVENNFIKGVNYNSLRHYVKRHFGASLKVPRKSHIKKDKEAVATFKKLQTNL, from the coding sequence ATGGCAAATGCACTCTCTATTACGGTGAAAGAATCGCTTAAGGACTTAAGAAGTCTCTTAAAAAAATCTGCAGACCACCACGGTCCGAAAATAAAAATGCTTATTGAGATCAAGCGTTCTGATCGAGCATTAGGCAAGAATGAATTAGCGGAACTGATAGGTGTAAATCACAACAGTATTCAGACATGGCGGACTAAATATCAAAAGGGCGGTATATCCGAATTATTAAAGGATGGTAGAATTGGATTTAAGCCCTCCATAATAAGTAAGTCTGTGCATAAGAAAATTAAATTGAAGCTTTGTTCAGAGGATGCCGCATTTTCAAGCTACAAACAATTACATGCGTGGGTGGAAAATAATTTTATTAAAGGAGTTAATTACAACAGCTTGCGTCATTATGTTAAAAGGCACTTTGGCGCATCGTTAAAAGTACCCCGCAAGAGTCATATTAAAAAGGATAAAGAAGCGGTTGCTACTTTTAAAAAACTTCAAACGAATCTGTAA
- a CDS encoding IS630 family transposase: MLLLKNFKRICKDKVKPLLGCYKSINIYSKDESRFGLLTRTGRVLTAKGVKPVCTYQHKFENTYLYGAFSPINGDSFLLELPYCNTDCFQYFIQELSKQNPKELKLIVLDNGAFHKAKKLIIPENIILIFLPPYSPELNPAEKIWWQLKQEFVCKSFNTIDQLGKHLAKVVRRIITTKTVKKICSFKYLLCSF; this comes from the coding sequence TTGCTACTTTTAAAAAACTTCAAACGAATCTGTAAAGACAAAGTAAAACCACTATTGGGATGCTATAAAAGCATTAATATTTATTCTAAGGATGAGAGTCGATTTGGACTACTCACAAGAACAGGGCGGGTTCTAACAGCAAAGGGGGTAAAACCCGTTTGTACTTATCAACACAAATTCGAAAACACATACCTATATGGAGCATTCTCACCAATAAATGGAGATAGCTTTTTGTTGGAACTGCCTTATTGTAATACAGATTGCTTTCAATATTTTATTCAAGAATTATCAAAGCAGAATCCAAAAGAACTTAAACTAATCGTGCTTGACAACGGAGCCTTCCATAAGGCAAAGAAACTAATCATACCCGAGAATATCATTTTAATTTTTCTGCCGCCTTATAGTCCAGAACTAAACCCCGCCGAGAAAATTTGGTGGCAACTCAAACAAGAGTTCGTTTGCAAATCCTTTAATACCATCGATCAATTGGGCAAACACTTAGCCAAGGTTGTGAGGAGAATAATTACAACAAAAACAGTAAAGAAAATTTGTTCCTTCAAATATTTATTATGCTCTTTTTAG
- a CDS encoding phosphoribosyltransferase, whose product MKTKSTVLNREQIADKTERIAYEIMETTFETPVIYIGGIAGNGYLFAERLVKKLSEISTQDIRLFQISVNKDNPLNEKITLSVPENELQDATVILVDDVINSGRTLIHAVKRILDHPVRVLKVAALVNRTHRRFPVHADFVGLNIATTLKDTIMVSFGDDEMAYLQ is encoded by the coding sequence ATGAAAACAAAATCAACGGTACTGAATCGTGAGCAAATTGCAGATAAAACTGAGCGCATTGCTTATGAAATAATGGAAACCACGTTTGAAACTCCGGTGATTTACATTGGTGGCATAGCCGGTAATGGGTATTTATTTGCTGAAAGATTAGTAAAAAAACTAAGTGAAATTTCTACACAAGATATTCGCCTTTTTCAAATTTCAGTGAACAAAGACAATCCGTTGAATGAAAAAATTACGCTATCTGTTCCTGAAAATGAATTACAAGATGCAACGGTGATTCTGGTAGATGATGTCATCAATTCTGGTCGCACATTAATTCACGCAGTGAAAAGAATTTTGGATCATCCGGTGCGTGTATTAAAAGTTGCTGCCTTGGTAAACCGCACCCACCGCCGTTTTCCTGTTCATGCAGATTTTGTAGGATTAAATATAGCAACCACCCTAAAAGATACTATCATGGTTTCTTTTGGTGATGATGAAATGGCATATTTGCAATAG
- a CDS encoding mobile mystery protein B, translating into MDSALKYIEGQSILHTEELAGLKRPELLSYAEINEAEAPAIAKTIAWVEKNYFKSERIFTETFLKEIHKRMFSDVWAWAGKFRSINKNLGVDKIKISSELKQLMSNTKFWIEDESYTMDEIALRYAHRLIQIQPFSDGNARHAKIMSNVILEHLLNSEIFTWGESIADPAKNRAAFLDALRKADKGKMDDLLKFARS; encoded by the coding sequence ATGGATTCAGCACTAAAATATATTGAAGGACAAAGCATATTGCATACTGAAGAACTGGCAGGTTTGAAAAGGCCTGAGTTATTGTCCTATGCTGAAATCAATGAAGCAGAGGCGCCTGCCATTGCCAAAACCATTGCCTGGGTTGAAAAAAATTACTTCAAATCAGAACGCATTTTTACTGAAACATTTTTGAAAGAAATACACAAACGTATGTTCAGTGACGTATGGGCATGGGCAGGTAAATTCAGATCTATCAATAAAAATTTAGGGGTAGATAAAATCAAAATCAGTTCAGAATTGAAACAGCTCATGAGTAATACCAAATTCTGGATTGAAGATGAAAGTTATACCATGGATGAAATTGCCTTGCGCTATGCTCACCGGCTGATACAAATTCAACCCTTTTCTGATGGCAATGCTCGCCATGCAAAAATAATGTCCAACGTAATTCTGGAACATTTGCTCAATAGTGAAATTTTTACCTGGGGTGAATCTATTGCTGATCCTGCAAAAAACAGAGCTGCATTCTTAGATGCCCTGCGCAAAGCAGATAAAGGGAAAATGGATGACTTGTTGAAGTTCGCCAGATCTTGA
- a CDS encoding 50S ribosomal protein L9 → MELILKKNVDKLGFKDEVVKVRPGYGRNFLIPQGYAVLATESAKKAHAEVMKQRSHKDAKIKEEASGLAAKLAEMTVKVAAKAGDSGKIFGSVTTVQLSEALKAAGVDVERKSLKIVNEPIREVGTFEAVAILHKDVKQNFKFEVVAD, encoded by the coding sequence ATGGAATTGATCTTAAAGAAAAACGTAGATAAACTCGGCTTCAAAGATGAAGTTGTGAAAGTAAGACCGGGATATGGAAGAAACTTCCTCATTCCGCAAGGATATGCTGTGCTTGCTACTGAGTCAGCAAAAAAGGCACATGCTGAAGTAATGAAACAGCGCTCACACAAGGATGCGAAAATTAAAGAAGAAGCTTCAGGTCTTGCTGCTAAACTTGCTGAAATGACCGTGAAAGTTGCCGCTAAAGCAGGTGACAGTGGAAAAATATTTGGTTCGGTTACAACTGTACAATTGTCAGAGGCTTTAAAAGCTGCCGGAGTTGACGTTGAGCGCAAATCATTGAAAATTGTTAATGAACCTATTCGTGAAGTTGGTACGTTTGAAGCTGTGGCTATCTTGCATAAAGATGTAAAACAGAATTTCAAATTTGAGGTGGTTGCCGATTAA
- a CDS encoding 30S ribosomal protein S18: MESNDIRYLTPINIEVKKEKYCRFKKSGIKYIDYKNPDFLLKFINEQGKILPRRITGTSAKYQKRVNQAVKRARHLAILPYVADLMK, from the coding sequence ATGGAAAGTAATGATATCAGATATTTAACCCCGATTAACATCGAAGTTAAAAAAGAGAAATACTGCCGTTTTAAAAAGAGCGGAATTAAATATATAGATTATAAAAACCCTGACTTTTTGTTGAAGTTCATCAACGAACAAGGAAAAATTCTTCCTCGTCGTATCACAGGTACATCAGCAAAATATCAAAAACGTGTCAACCAGGCAGTGAAACGCGCAAGACATCTTGCTATTCTGCCTTATGTTGCGGATTTGATGAAATAA
- a CDS encoding 30S ribosomal protein S6, whose amino-acid sequence MNRYETVFILTPVLSEEQAKEAVKVFEDFIAKNGGKITHREFWGLKKMAYQIQKKSTGFYNLVEFENDGTLVAKLETEYKRDERIIRFLTVKMEKDHVAFAEKTRNKAKATA is encoded by the coding sequence ATGAATAGATACGAGACTGTTTTCATTTTAACTCCCGTTTTGTCTGAAGAGCAGGCAAAGGAAGCAGTGAAAGTGTTTGAGGATTTTATTGCTAAAAATGGTGGTAAAATTACTCATCGCGAATTTTGGGGCCTGAAAAAAATGGCTTATCAAATCCAAAAAAAATCAACCGGCTTTTATAATCTGGTTGAATTTGAAAATGACGGTACTTTGGTTGCAAAGCTTGAAACCGAGTATAAACGTGATGAGCGCATCATCCGTTTTTTAACTGTTAAAATGGAGAAAGATCATGTTGCGTTTGCTGAGAAAACACGCAACAAAGCAAAAGCAACTGCATAA
- a CDS encoding 1,4-dihydroxy-2-naphthoate polyprenyltransferase — MHSMKKWIQAFRLRTLPLSFSTILAGNALAYLFWFDHFKSIVLWLTLLTTLFLQILSNLANDYGDATKGADNENRIGPQRAIQSGAISAKEMKYAIVIFVFLSLVSGLALLFLAFENFNLTYLIFTFIGILAIAAAIKYTMGKGAYGYSGLGDVFVFIFFGLVGVCGSYYLQTGEINLWPVALAISIGCFSAAVLNLNNMRDIENDKEVGKNTLAVRLGAKSAKRYHMLLFILAWFAFPVHALIFFKSYYFLILFLPLILHMAHLLKVSRVQKPAEFDPELKKIAISSFLFSVLLWLVVYFISVAH, encoded by the coding sequence TTGCATTCAATGAAAAAATGGATTCAGGCATTTCGCCTACGCACACTACCTCTTTCATTCAGCACTATTCTTGCCGGCAATGCGTTGGCATATTTGTTTTGGTTTGATCATTTTAAGTCAATTGTTCTTTGGCTAACTTTACTCACCACGCTGTTTCTCCAAATTTTGTCGAATCTTGCAAATGATTACGGAGATGCAACTAAAGGCGCTGATAATGAAAACCGCATTGGGCCACAACGCGCTATTCAAAGTGGCGCTATCTCTGCCAAAGAAATGAAGTACGCCATTGTAATTTTTGTTTTTTTGTCACTTGTCTCAGGTCTTGCCTTATTGTTTTTGGCATTTGAAAACTTTAACCTCACCTATTTGATTTTCACTTTTATTGGTATTTTGGCTATTGCGGCGGCAATTAAATACACCATGGGTAAAGGAGCTTATGGATATTCAGGTCTGGGAGATGTTTTTGTTTTTATTTTTTTTGGACTTGTCGGCGTTTGCGGATCATATTACTTGCAAACCGGTGAAATCAATTTATGGCCTGTTGCGCTTGCTATTTCAATTGGGTGTTTCAGTGCCGCCGTGTTAAACCTGAATAATATGCGTGATATTGAAAACGATAAAGAGGTGGGTAAAAACACCCTTGCTGTTCGTCTTGGAGCCAAGTCAGCGAAAAGATATCACATGCTGCTTTTTATTTTAGCTTGGTTTGCATTTCCGGTTCATGCGCTGATCTTTTTTAAATCTTACTATTTTCTGATTTTATTTTTGCCACTGATCTTGCACATGGCGCATTTACTCAAAGTTTCACGGGTACAAAAGCCTGCTGAATTTGATCCGGAACTAAAAAAAATAGCGATTAGCTCTTTCTTATTCTCAGTATTACTTTGGTTGGTGGTGTATTTTATTTCAGTAGCTCATTAA
- the trmD gene encoding tRNA (guanosine(37)-N1)-methyltransferase TrmD, producing MRIDILTILPQLLDGPFQASILKRAQEKGVAEIHIHNIRDYSTHKQKSVDDYQYGGGAGMVMTIQPIADCIRKLQAERNYDEVIYMTPDGELLNQTVCNKLSLKTNLIILCGHYKGVDQRVRDLFITKEISIGSYVLSGGELGAAVLTDAIIRLLPGVLNDETSALTDSFQDNLLASPVYTRPEEYEGHKVPDILLSGHTEKIEQWRAEQSLQRTKERRPDLLD from the coding sequence ATGCGTATTGATATTCTCACCATACTACCTCAATTACTTGATGGTCCGTTTCAGGCTTCAATTCTTAAACGCGCACAAGAAAAAGGCGTTGCTGAAATACACATTCACAACATCCGAGACTACTCTACTCACAAACAAAAAAGCGTAGATGATTATCAATATGGTGGAGGAGCCGGCATGGTAATGACCATACAACCCATTGCTGACTGCATCAGAAAACTACAAGCTGAAAGAAATTATGATGAAGTTATTTACATGACGCCCGATGGAGAATTATTAAACCAGACTGTGTGTAATAAGCTTTCGTTGAAAACCAATCTCATTATTTTGTGTGGACATTATAAAGGAGTTGATCAACGCGTGAGAGACTTGTTTATCACCAAAGAAATTTCTATTGGATCGTATGTGTTGTCAGGTGGTGAATTAGGCGCAGCAGTTTTAACAGATGCCATTATCAGATTATTGCCCGGTGTATTAAATGATGAAACCTCTGCACTAACTGATTCTTTTCAGGACAACTTGCTTGCCTCGCCTGTTTATACTAGACCTGAAGAGTATGAAGGACACAAAGTGCCTGACATTCTTTTATCAGGTCACACTGAAAAAATAGAACAATGGAGGGCAGAACAAAGTCTGCAAAGGACAAAAGAAAGAAGACCAGATTTATTGGATTAA
- a CDS encoding energy transducer TonB: MTRFSLTLLFTVFSFIGFSQTDTSGMIYDMPEIMPEFIGGADALDDFIKKNIKYPAEAKEQGIQGKVYVQFVVEKDGTVTNVTVRRGAHTLLDNEAVRVVKLMPAWKPGTMRGKKVRVRYTLPITFSLS; the protein is encoded by the coding sequence ATGACCAGATTCAGTTTAACCTTATTGTTTACCGTGTTTTCGTTTATCGGATTTTCTCAAACAGATACCAGCGGAATGATTTATGATATGCCTGAAATCATGCCTGAATTTATTGGAGGTGCTGACGCTCTGGATGATTTCATCAAAAAAAATATTAAATACCCGGCTGAAGCTAAGGAACAAGGAATTCAAGGAAAAGTATACGTGCAATTTGTTGTAGAAAAAGATGGGACAGTTACCAATGTTACCGTGCGCAGAGGTGCGCATACCTTGTTGGATAATGAAGCCGTGAGGGTAGTTAAACTTATGCCGGCTTGGAAACCCGGCACCATGCGTGGCAAAAAAGTAAGGGTGAGATATACCTTGCCAATTACCTTTAGTCTTTCCTAG
- a CDS encoding cold shock domain-containing protein — MAKGKVKFFHESKGYGFVIDDETKKEYFVHISGLIDEVHDGENVTFDLQDGKKGLNAVNVKLA; from the coding sequence ATGGCAAAAGGAAAAGTTAAATTTTTTCATGAATCCAAAGGGTACGGGTTTGTTATTGATGATGAAACAAAAAAAGAATATTTTGTACACATATCCGGTTTAATTGATGAAGTGCACGATGGAGAAAATGTAACTTTTGATTTACAAGATGGCAAAAAAGGCTTGAACGCAGTAAATGTGAAACTTGCCTAA
- a CDS encoding UDP-2,3-diacylglucosamine diphosphatase, translating to MSSKKIYFASDFHLGAPPGEPSAIREKRIVAWLDEIKHDAQEIFLLGDVFDFWFEYRHAVPKGFVRLQGKIAELTDSGIQVHWFIGNHDMWIFDYIPAELGVTIHRKEVVREFSGKKFFIGHGDGLGPGDHGYKFIKKVFRNKICQWFFARFHPNFGIGLANFFSRRSRRYTGEADAVFYGEEKEMLIQFCKKMSETEKFDYFVFGHRHLPIEFQINESSVYINTGDWIKYNSYAVFDGQNLTLLKYLSANFSEKIKST from the coding sequence ATGTCGTCCAAAAAAATTTATTTCGCATCTGATTTTCATTTAGGGGCACCTCCCGGAGAACCTAGCGCAATACGTGAAAAAAGAATTGTTGCATGGCTGGACGAAATAAAGCATGATGCCCAAGAAATTTTCTTGCTTGGTGATGTATTTGATTTTTGGTTTGAATACCGTCATGCAGTGCCAAAAGGATTTGTGCGTTTGCAAGGTAAAATAGCTGAACTAACTGATAGCGGTATTCAGGTTCATTGGTTTATTGGAAACCATGACATGTGGATTTTTGATTACATACCGGCAGAGCTGGGGGTAACAATACATCGAAAAGAAGTTGTACGTGAATTTTCGGGTAAAAAATTTTTCATCGGTCATGGTGATGGTTTAGGACCCGGAGACCATGGATACAAATTTATTAAGAAAGTGTTCCGCAATAAAATTTGTCAATGGTTTTTTGCGCGGTTTCACCCCAATTTTGGAATTGGTTTGGCTAATTTTTTTTCCAGACGAAGTCGAAGATATACCGGTGAGGCTGATGCTGTTTTTTATGGTGAAGAAAAAGAAATGCTTATCCAGTTCTGCAAAAAAATGTCAGAAACTGAAAAGTTTGACTACTTCGTTTTTGGCCATAGACATTTGCCTATTGAATTTCAAATCAATGAATCATCAGTCTATATTAATACCGGAGATTGGATCAAATACAACAGCTATGCGGTTTTTGATGGACAAAACCTAACCTTATTGAAATACCTTTCCGCTAATTTTTCTGAAAAAATTAAATCTACTTGA
- a CDS encoding TlpA family protein disulfide reductase encodes MLANQNLGGVSNPLITVLTDSVGKFSMDTPIPFQDYYFLRFDNGQTYNIILFGADSIKIYTDTRNVLNFTSVINSQHTVVLNEFLKQYYEFKNFEDSLRSVIMVYPAKQKEVDSLYKPKAERFYGYRNAFINTYTKSPALIVALSAIDQNKEWDLYKGVVELLYNAFPNSPTVQNTVIQVNKIQEERSAKLFLEPGNFAKDIALPGVNGDTMRLSDLKGKVVLIDFWASWCGPCRRENPNVVAMYKKYNVDGFEVFSVSLDKPADAEKWKAAIQTDGLIWPNHVSDLKGWQCSAAIDYKVQSIPFTVLIDREGKIIATNVRGAELQNQLSRIFGH; translated from the coding sequence ATGCTGGCTAATCAAAATTTAGGAGGTGTTTCAAATCCATTAATTACCGTACTGACCGACTCTGTTGGAAAGTTTTCAATGGATACCCCAATACCATTTCAAGATTATTATTTTCTACGATTTGATAACGGCCAAACCTATAACATCATTTTATTTGGGGCAGACAGTATTAAAATTTATACGGATACTCGCAATGTGCTAAATTTCACTAGCGTTATCAATTCACAGCATACAGTCGTTTTAAATGAATTTTTGAAGCAGTACTATGAGTTTAAAAATTTTGAAGACTCGCTGAGATCGGTTATCATGGTGTATCCGGCAAAACAGAAAGAAGTTGATTCGTTATACAAACCAAAAGCTGAGAGATTCTACGGATATCGGAATGCATTCATAAATACTTATACAAAATCTCCGGCACTTATTGTTGCCCTTAGTGCAATTGATCAAAACAAAGAATGGGATTTGTACAAAGGGGTAGTGGAGTTGCTGTATAACGCTTTTCCAAATTCACCCACTGTGCAAAATACCGTAATCCAGGTAAATAAAATTCAAGAGGAAAGAAGTGCCAAACTTTTTCTTGAACCCGGAAATTTTGCCAAAGACATTGCCTTGCCCGGTGTAAATGGAGATACCATGCGTCTTTCTGATTTGAAAGGAAAAGTAGTTCTGATTGATTTCTGGGCATCTTGGTGTGGGCCTTGTCGCAGAGAAAATCCAAATGTAGTTGCAATGTATAAAAAATATAATGTTGACGGATTTGAGGTTTTCAGCGTTTCACTTGATAAACCTGCTGATGCTGAAAAATGGAAAGCAGCTATTCAAACGGATGGATTAATTTGGCCAAACCATGTTTCTGATCTCAAAGGATGGCAATGTTCTGCTGCAATTGATTACAAAGTGCAAAGTATTCCTTTCACCGTATTGATTGACCGTGAGGGAAAAATAATTGCAACCAATGTGCGTGGGGCAGAACTTCAGAACCAGTTGTCTCGTATATTCGGACATTAA
- a CDS encoding AhpC/TSA family protein, whose product MKNLSKQLIILVTSIFMFSACGNNKSNESEEAAFHTISGTVKGGEGQKVRLMVFEGGKEKFIDSCNIQDGTFELKTKTKELREYILFIGEDVPVLLFLDESDHDVKVEGSLPGIGENYSVSGSKYSSDLRDYMLFLLQFYDIEMDLIGQINAMTPGDTARINPVMARLDSMSTIQREYAIEYIEKDSASPVSWLLLRELIPTSGLANFDSTDIKYFHQVANGMRAKYPYSEYPAYIDTDIQTITAQYNQSAISTTDGMSGAAPEIVLNDYNGKPIALSSLRGKVVLLDFWASWCMPCRGENPNVVRMYEKYKDKGFTVYSVSLDESKDAWMKAIEADNLSWPNHVSDLKGWTSEVVATYGVTAIPTTYLLDRDGNIIANNLRGAQLEQKLQELFD is encoded by the coding sequence ATGAAGAACTTATCCAAGCAATTAATTATTCTGGTCACTTCAATTTTTATGTTTTCAGCTTGTGGAAACAATAAAAGTAATGAGTCAGAAGAAGCTGCATTTCATACCATTTCAGGAACAGTAAAAGGAGGTGAAGGTCAAAAAGTGCGGCTGATGGTTTTTGAAGGAGGAAAAGAAAAATTCATTGACTCATGTAATATTCAAGATGGAACTTTTGAACTGAAAACAAAGACGAAAGAACTGCGTGAATACATTCTTTTTATTGGTGAAGATGTTCCGGTTTTACTTTTTTTAGATGAATCTGATCATGACGTAAAAGTTGAGGGAAGTTTACCCGGTATTGGTGAAAATTATTCTGTTTCTGGTTCAAAATACTCATCTGATTTGAGAGATTACATGCTATTTCTCTTGCAGTTTTATGATATTGAAATGGATTTAATCGGACAAATCAATGCTATGACACCGGGTGACACAGCAAGAATTAACCCCGTAATGGCAAGGCTAGACAGCATGAGTACTATACAAAGAGAATATGCCATTGAGTATATTGAAAAAGACTCAGCATCGCCTGTAAGTTGGTTGCTTTTGCGTGAACTGATACCAACAAGCGGACTGGCAAATTTTGATTCTACAGACATTAAATATTTTCATCAGGTAGCCAATGGTATGCGTGCAAAATACCCTTACTCTGAATATCCTGCATATATTGATACAGACATTCAAACTATCACTGCACAATATAACCAATCAGCCATTTCAACAACAGACGGAATGAGTGGTGCTGCACCTGAAATAGTATTGAATGATTACAACGGAAAGCCCATTGCCTTATCTTCATTGCGTGGAAAAGTAGTTTTACTTGATTTCTGGGCATCATGGTGTATGCCTTGTCGTGGTGAAAATCCTAATGTGGTGCGTATGTATGAAAAGTATAAAGACAAAGGATTTACAGTATATAGTGTATCCTTGGATGAGAGTAAAGATGCCTGGATGAAGGCAATTGAGGCTGACAACCTTTCATGGCCTAATCACGTCTCTGATCTTAAAGGATGGACTTCTGAAGTGGTGGCAACATACGGTGTTACTGCAATTCCTACTACTTACCTACTAGATCGTGATGGCAACATTATCGCTAATAATTTGAGAGGAGCGCAACTGGAACAAAAATTGCAAGAACTGTTTGATTAA
- the gatB gene encoding Asp-tRNA(Asn)/Glu-tRNA(Gln) amidotransferase subunit GatB: MALSEEIKNKYRPVIGLEIHAQLLTKSKAYSNDRNEYGAQPNTNVSAITLGHPGTLPRMNKKTIDFAIRMGIACECSITEWQHFARKNYFYPDLPKGYQITQDTTPICTGGYVLIKDESGNEKKIGLTRIHMEEDAGKSLHDIDPFNTLIDLNRAGTPLIEIVSDPDITSSAEAYNYVTEVRKLVRYLDICDGNMEEGSLRCDANISVMLKDATSYGVKVEVKNMNSIRNVQRAIDYEIERQITAIENGEIIVQETRNFNAATGTTASMRAKEAANDYRYFPEPDLQPVRVTKDHIQRIHSEMPALPNELYKKYTTEFGLSDYDARVLTDQKEIALFFEEIIRHTSNYKMAANWVMGEVKSYLNANALHISEIKILPSHIAELISLIESGKLSHTLASQKVFPEMTATGETPASIAEKNNWIQNSDEGAIRVLIAEVINENPVEIERYKNGETKLMGFLMGQLMKKSKGTADPKSAGRLLNEMLS; this comes from the coding sequence ATGGCACTATCTGAAGAAATAAAAAATAAATACCGACCAGTAATTGGTCTTGAAATTCACGCGCAGCTGCTCACCAAATCAAAAGCGTATTCCAATGATAGAAATGAATACGGTGCGCAACCCAATACCAATGTAAGTGCAATCACGCTTGGGCATCCGGGCACCTTGCCACGCATGAATAAAAAAACAATTGATTTTGCCATCAGAATGGGAATTGCATGTGAATGTTCAATTACCGAATGGCAACATTTTGCACGTAAAAATTATTTTTATCCTGATCTTCCTAAAGGATACCAAATCACCCAAGATACTACCCCAATTTGCACCGGCGGTTATGTATTAATAAAAGATGAATCAGGTAACGAAAAAAAAATTGGTCTTACCCGCATACATATGGAAGAAGATGCAGGCAAAAGTTTGCATGACATAGATCCATTCAATACCCTGATAGATTTGAACCGTGCGGGTACACCACTAATTGAGATAGTTTCTGATCCGGATATTACATCATCTGCTGAAGCCTATAATTATGTCACTGAAGTAAGAAAACTGGTTAGATACCTGGATATTTGTGATGGAAATATGGAAGAAGGAAGTTTGCGGTGCGATGCCAATATTTCTGTGATGTTGAAAGATGCAACTTCATATGGCGTAAAGGTTGAGGTTAAAAATATGAACTCTATTAGAAATGTTCAGCGCGCAATTGATTACGAAATTGAAAGACAAATTACCGCTATAGAAAATGGTGAAATAATTGTTCAGGAAACGAGAAATTTTAATGCAGCAACAGGCACTACAGCATCTATGCGTGCTAAAGAAGCTGCAAATGACTACCGGTATTTTCCTGAACCTGATTTACAACCTGTGAGGGTCACTAAAGACCATATTCAACGCATTCATTCTGAAATGCCGGCTTTGCCAAATGAACTTTATAAAAAATATACAACTGAATTTGGTCTCTCAGATTATGATGCCAGAGTACTAACTGATCAAAAAGAAATTGCACTGTTTTTTGAAGAAATTATTCGACATACATCCAACTATAAAATGGCAGCCAATTGGGTAATGGGTGAGGTTAAATCATACTTAAATGCCAATGCACTTCACATTAGCGAAATTAAAATACTACCCTCGCACATTGCTGAATTAATTTCATTGATTGAATCAGGTAAACTGTCTCATACTCTTGCTTCGCAGAAAGTATTCCCTGAAATGACAGCAACTGGTGAAACTCCAGCCTCAATAGCTGAAAAAAATAATTGGATTCAAAATTCAGATGAAGGAGCAATAAGAGTGTTAATTGCTGAAGTAATCAATGAAAATCCTGTAGAGATTGAACGATACAAAAATGGTGAAACCAAATTGATGGGCTTTTTAATGGGGCAGCTAATGAAAAAAAGCAAGGGCACAGCAGATCCTAAATCAGCAGGCAGATTGTTGAATGAGATGTTGTCTTGA